From Rhododendron vialii isolate Sample 1 chromosome 10a, ASM3025357v1, the proteins below share one genomic window:
- the LOC131303430 gene encoding uncharacterized protein LOC131303430 isoform X1, with protein MVEGIKMTHSVDISGDRMAMWRLKDAAEKAKLELLSSNQTSIDIPYLTMDGDGVLVDATREFPRSEFEELTKPLFGRITELCLNCLDAADVSVNEVITKVPRIQKIVEEFHFPKATVAIGALLQCYLVVEDQWRKSDKYVPLSLGIESLGDLFTKIVDRDSEIPAMASRNIMTSCDYDDGVCIHVLQDN; from the coding sequence ATGGTTGAAGGAATTAAAATGACCCATTCTGTTGATATTTCTGGTGACCGAATGGCCATGTGGAGGCTGAAGGACGCTGCAGAGAAGGCAAAATTGGAACTCTTGTCCTCTAACCAGACTTCGATAGATATCCCTTACCTCACAATGGATGGGGATGGTGTTCTCGTAGATGCAACGAGAGAGTTTCCACGCTCAGAATTTGAGGAACTCACAAAGCCCCTGTTTGGGAGAATCACGGAGCTATGCTTGAATTGTTTGGATGCTGCAGATGTAAGTGTTAATGAAGTAATAACAAAAGTTCCCCGGATACAGAAGATTGTTGAAGAGTTCCACTTTCCAAAAGCAACTGTGGCTATAGGTGCCTTGTTGCAATGTTATCTTGTAGTTGAAGATCAGTGGAGGAAATCTGATAAATATGTTCCACTTTCTCTAGGGATTGAATCTTTGGGGGATCTATTTACTAAGATTGTTGACAGAGACAGTGAGATCCCAGCCATGGCAAGCCGAAATATCATGACATCATGTGACTACGATGATGGTGTTTGCATTCACGTTCTCCAAGATAACTAG
- the LOC131303428 gene encoding UDP-D-xylose:L-fucose alpha-1,3-D-xylosyltransferase MGP4-like — protein MSYFLHQRSLHNILSNPNPTSPNDSPTDPPKSTSIFSKTTLLLLLSLLVILGVFAPWIGTPQSLFTASRSSQSRWKDYTLAEAAANVAKNGTVIVCAVSQPYLPFLNNWLISIVRQRRHEQVLVIAEDYATLYEVNGKWPGHAVLVPPAPDAQTAHKFGSQGFFNFTSRRPRHLLQILELGYNVMYNDVDMVWLADPFSYLQGKHDVYFTDDMAAVKPLNHSHDLPPPGKKGRTYICSCMIYLRPSSGAKLVLKKWIEELQAQPWSRAKKSNDQPAFNWALNKTAGQVDLYLLPQAAFPTGGLYFKNQTWVQETKGMHAIIHNNYITGFDKKIKRFHDFGLWLVDEHAKESPLGR, from the exons ATGTCGTACTTTCTCCATCAACGATCCCTCCACAACATtctctcaaaccctaaccctacatCCCCCAATGATTCTCCCACTGACCCCCCCAAATCCACCTCCATTTTCAGCAAAACCACCCTCTTACTCCTCTTATCCCTCCTCGTGATCCTGGGCGTCTTCGCCCCCTGGATCGGCACGCCTCAATCTCTCTTCACCGCCTCTCGATCCTCCCAATCCAGGTGGAAGGACTACACGCTGGCCGAGGCGGCGGCCAACGTGGCCAAGAACGGCACCGTCATTGTGTGTGCCGTGAGCCAGCCCTACTTGCCGTTTCTGAATAATTGGTTGATTAGCATTGTGAGGCAGAGGCGTCACGAGCAGGTTCTGGTGATTGCTGAGGACTATGCTACGCTTTATGAGGTTAATGGGAAGTGGCCTGGCCATGCTGTGCTTGTTCCTCCGGCTCCGGACGCGCAGACTGCGCATAAGTTTGGATCTCAG GGATTCTTCAATTTTACTTCCCGAAGACCACGCCACCTACTGCAAATATTGGAGCTTGGATATAATGTTATGTACAATGATGTTGATATGGTCTGGTTAGCAGATCCATTTTCGTATCTGCAAGGGAAGCATGATGTGTACTTCACAGATGACATGGCTGCA GTGAAACCTTTGAACCATTCTCATGATTTGCCACCTCCAGGGAAAAAGGGCCGGACTTACATTTGCAGTTGCATGATTTACTTGCGCCCATCTAGTGGAGCTAAACTGGTTCTGAAGAAGTGGATCGAAGAACTTCAAGCTCAGCCATGGTCTCGAGCAAAGAAGTCAAATGATCAGCCTGCTTTTAACTGGGCATTAAACAAAACTGCAGGACAG GTTGATCTGTATCTGCTCCCACAGGCAGCATTCCCTACGGGAGGGTTATACTtcaagaatcagacatgggttCAGGAAACTAAGGGAATGCATGCTATCATTCATAATAACTATATAACAGGTTTTGATAAGAAAATCAAGCGCTTCCATGATTTCGGCCTCTGGTTAGTGGACGAACATGCAAAGGAGTCCCCCCTTGGCAGATGA
- the LOC131303429 gene encoding uncharacterized protein LOC131303429, whose amino-acid sequence MHPIHRCMDSFPHQQNQMPYPQHYYPIFEAIPPPMKVDASRSPSPYETWPYDGNYGHSVPVGCHSCCNHHNFLGYCGFKPPYPYYLPPQQFPYHGGYPSFPEAYPVHYVHPPNYSMGQPRSEFDKNVAGDNHCCGFPNHLCCRKEDRDMKIEEHEPQLEKGTSGGTTTSSSLVPVDFKNQGYPVVWIPPGYLNGEGKNLTPPRLKGRDDYPCDTKADENLKPPEKEPSVRNGWFPFDVNNFGSLNHGGYGKKTQKQPNEDKNQFPLPIFWMPYKPQEEEKGDHQEANTSRVSDEKSPPNLRPASAHFPGCDHNTSQPRASEGGEGGSKSMEKKHTTKKIIPVKQLEEHVEKTKTGGDDAKAQCAVVNEKEESKEKKPSENGTIGQSSSPPKVSKLPPVCLRVDPLPKRKNGSSGSSRSPSPIGHKKRKEVEVGDGRARQDSGEDGKFWSQPQVVTLPVDSQKEVLTSPSKEERKSGGVNKPKAEMVKEESCDSQLLTREDKRETRAKEDKPEEVKKVERMKLSEVEAAVIIQSVYRGFEVRRWELLKKMKKLVKVREQVAEIRRCVEALKSSSNISSDKKQKVVIGETIMSLLLELDTIQGIHPSVRDFRKSVAKELVRLQEKLDSLISKTSQVPTSETTEDLCMNAHQGITVQGEQKVAEVGLGNIIGESNQGNNPGSLEPCRGQVSHVKKLTPDSQFVETSDLKSYEKEVCNEPQGNISNAEVEEEAVNKLEDGMNTEVLDHGQVRILETQARDLELKPLAKPLPFEGEVDSTEEVKLPSCLGDQSAELLEMSDQAFPIEEFRENEENTTGKSGIIQGGEVEAPLDAEIGDANLLKEEKVVADVEDGGREEALEFYEDVAVTQAKLLGQKRGEDISHVVDHVEMNKGEDEVIRVKEGGPLDNTWIEVEEERPVQTQGEGSNVDDMLNTSEQQEPEVLLPHKEMHDAEGSRPKEALPELLPSQNEIQGGERKDAGNSWEEKEVPIEVIDECNKEITTGEENQGMVEVGHEPEGLESIHGDDRVIEAHFAPGGADGHVAGGEHIPMSPTALSQVSVVSGMESENHKLLEENEKLREMMEKLIETGREQITAISNLSDRVKVLEKKLARKRKLRTRRVRAGSLCGKPSTDELEGRAHGVAV is encoded by the exons ATGCATCCTATTCACCGGTGCATGGATTCATTTCCCCACCAGCAAAATCAAATGCCCTACCCACAACATTATTATCCAATCTTTGAAGCTATTCCTCCTCCAATGAAGGTGGATGCATCCAGATCTCCCTCACCATATGAAACCTGGCCTTATGATGGTAACTATGGCCACTCAGTTCCAGTGGGATGTCACAGCTGCTGCAACCACCACAATTTTCTTGGTTACTGTGGTTTTAAACCTCCATATCCTTATTATCTACCGCCTCAACAGTTTCCCTATCATGGAGGTTATCCTTCGTTCCCAGAAGCTTATCCTGTTCACTATGTTCATCCGCCAAACTACTCAATGGGTCAGCCAAGGTCTGAGTTTGACAAGAATGTGGCTGGGGATAATCACTGTTGCGGTTTCCCTAATCACCTTTGTTGTAGGAAGGAAGATAGAGACATGAAGATTGAAGAACATGAACCACAGCTTGAAAAGGGAACTAGTGGTGGAACGACAACCAGTAGTTCTTTGGTTCCTGTTGATTTTAAGAATCAAGGATATCCAGTTGTGTGGATTCCACCTGGGTACTTGAACGGAGAGGGAAAAAATCTCACTCCGCCGAGGTTGAAGGGCAGGGATGACTATCCTTGTGACACGAAGGCAGATGAAAATTTGAAGCCTCCTGAAAAGGAGCCTAGTGTCCGCAATGGGTGGTTTCCCTTTGATGTCAACAACTTTGGGTCTCTGAATCATGGTGGATATGGaaagaaaactcaaaaacaGCCGAACGAGgacaaaaatcaattcccaCTTCCTATCTTTTGGATGCCCTACAAAcctcaagaagaagaaaaaggagaccATCAAGAGGCAAATACCAGTCGGGTATCTGATGAAAAATCTCCTCCTAATTTAAGGCCTGCTTCTGCTCATTTCCCTGGCTGTGATCACAACACGAGCCAACCTAGAGCAAGCGAAGGAGGTGAGGGTGGTTCAAAgtcaatggaaaaaaaacatACCACTAAGAAAATAATTCCCGTGAAGCAACTGGAAGAGCATGTGGAGAAGACAAAAACAGGCGGAGATGATGCGAAAGCCCAATGTGCTGTTGTGaatgagaaagaagaaagcaaagaaaagaagCCTTCTGAAAATGGTACTATAGGACAGTCTTCCTCTCCACCAAAGGTGTCCAAGCTACCTCCTGTTTGTTTGAGAGTCGACCCCTTACCAAAGAGGAAAAATGGTAGTAGCGGCAGTTCGAGGTCTCCTAGTCCTATCGGtcataaaaagagaaaagaggtTGAGGTAGGGGATGGTAGAGCCAGGCAAGACAGTGGTGAAGATGGCAAATTTTGGAGTCAGCCTCAAGTTGTTACTCTTCCGGTTGATTCTCAAAAGGAGGTTTTAACAAGCCCGAGCAAAGAGGAGAGGAAATCTGGGGGTGTAAACAAACCAAAAGCTGAAATGGTTAAAGAAGAATCATGTGATAGTCAATTGCTGACCCGGGAGGACAAAAGAGAAACTAGGGCTAAAGAGGACAAACCTGAGGAAGTAAAGAAAGTAGAAAGGATGAAGTTGTCAGAGGTGGAAGCAGCCGTGATTATTCAATCTGTGTATCGTGGATTTGAGGTGAGGAGATGGGAATTgttgaagaaaatgaagaaactaGTTAAAGTGAGGGAGCAGGTGGCTGAGATTAGAAGGTGCGTTGAAGCTCTTAAGTCTTCCTCTAATATCAGCAGTGACAAAAAGCAAAAGGTGGTTATTGGAGAAACCATAATGAGCCTTCTGCTTGAACTTGATACCATTCAG GGCATACACCCATCAGTCAGGGACTTTAGGAAATCCGTGGCGAAGGAGCTTGTTAGGTTGCAGGAGAAGCTTGATTCtctaatttcaaaaacatctcAAGTGCCAACTTCTGAAACCACAGAAGATCTTTGCATGAACGCTCATCAGGGTATTACTGTTCAAGGAGAACAAAAAGTGGCAGAGGTTGGACTTGGAAACATCATTGGTGAGAGTAACCAGGGTAATAATCCTGGATCTCTGGAGCCTTGTCGAGGTCAGGTTTCTCATGTCAAAAAATTAACACCCGACTCCCAGTTTGTGGAAACTTCAGATCTAAAGTCGTATGAGAAAGAAGTATGCAATGAGCCTCAAGGCAATATCTCAAATGCAGAGGTAGAAGAAGAGGCAGTCAATAAACTAGAAGATGGGATGAACACTGAAGTGCTTGATCATGGTCAAGTGAGGATATTGGAAACTCAAGCCAGGGATCTAGAGCTCAAGCCTCTTGCCAAACCACTTCCATTTGAAGGGGAAGTTGACTCTACAGAAGAGGTGAAACTACCCTCTTGTCTTGGTGACCAATCAGCAGAATTACTGGAAATGTCCGATCAGGCATTTCCCATTGAAGAGTTTCGGGAGAATGAGGAGAATACAACAGGGAAATCTGGGATCATACAAGGAGGTGAAGTTGAAGCTCCTCTGGATGCTGAAATTGGGGATGCAAATCTACTCAAGGAAGAGAAAGTAGTTGCAGATGTGGAGGATGGGGGAAGAGAGGAAGCTTTGGAATTCTATGAGGATGTGGCAGTTACACAAGCAAAACTTCTGGGGCAAAAACGAGGAGAAGATATTAGTCATGTCGTTGATCACGTGGAAATGAATAAGGGAGAGGATGAGGTCATCAGAGTAAAGGAGGGTGGACCACTTGACAATACCTGGATTGAAGTAGAGGAGGAGCGGCCTGTGCAAACACAAGGAGAAGGAAGTAATGTTGATGACATGTTGAATACATCTGAACAGCAGGAGCCAGAGGTTTTACTTCCACATAAGGAAATGCATGATGCAGAAGGTTCTAGACCAAAGGAAGCACTTCCGGAGCTCTTGCCTTcacaaaatgaaattcaaggCGGAGAACGGAAGGATGCTGGCAATTCttgggaagaaaaagaagtgcCTATTGAGGTAATTGACGAATGTAATAAGGAAATAACTACCGGAGAAGAAAATCAAGGGATGGTGGAGGTTGGACATGAGCCTGAGGGGCTAGAGTCAATCCATGGGGATGATAGAGTAATTGAAGCGCATTTTGCTCCAGGTGGTGCTGATGGACATGTAGCCGGAGGAGAACACATCCCTATGTCACCAACAGCCTTAAGTCAGGTCTCTGTGGTAAGTGGAATGGAGTCAGAAAATCACAAATtacttgaagaaaatgagaagttGAGAGAGATGATGGAGAAGCTAATTGAAACAGGGAGAGAGCAGATAACAGCCATATCTAACCTCTCCGATAGAGTGAaggttttggagaaaaaattggcaAGGAAAAGGAAATTACGGACAAGGCGAGTCAGGGCTGGATCTCTATGTGGTAAACCATCGACTGATGAGCTAGAAGGGAGGGCACATGGAGTTGCAGTGTGA
- the LOC131303430 gene encoding uncharacterized protein LOC131303430 isoform X2: MVEGIKMTHSVDISGDRMAMWRLKDAAEKAKLELLSSNQTSIDIPYLTMDGDGVLVDATREFPRSEFEELTKPLFGRITELCLNCLDAADGLNLWGIYLLRLLTETVRSQPWQAEIS, from the exons ATGGTTGAAGGAATTAAAATGACCCATTCTGTTGATATTTCTGGTGACCGAATGGCCATGTGGAGGCTGAAGGACGCTGCAGAGAAGGCAAAATTGGAACTCTTGTCCTCTAACCAGACTTCGATAGATATCCCTTACCTCACAATGGATGGGGATGGTGTTCTCGTAGATGCAACGAGAGAGTTTCCACGCTCAGAATTTGAGGAACTCACAAAGCCCCTGTTTGGGAGAATCACGGAGCTATGCTTGAATTGTTTGGATGCTGCAGAT GGATTGAATCTTTGGGGGATCTATTTACTAAGATTGTTGACAGAGACAGTGAGATCCCAGCCATGGCAAGCCGAAATATCATGA